A genome region from Brassica oleracea var. oleracea cultivar TO1000 chromosome C2, BOL, whole genome shotgun sequence includes the following:
- the LOC106322520 gene encoding AP-2 complex subunit mu encodes MPVAASAIYFLNLRGDVLINRTYRDDVGGNMVDAFRTHIMQTKELGNCPVRQIGGCSFVYMRISNVYIVIVVSSNANVACGFKFVVEAVALFKSYFGGAFDEDAIRNNFVLIYELLDEIMDFGYPQNLSPEILKLYITQEGVRSPFSSKPKDKPVPNATLQVTGAVGWRREGLSYKKNEVFLDIVESVNLLMSSKGNVLRCDVTGKVLMKCFLSGMPDLKLGLNDKLGLEKESEMKSRPAKSGKTIELDDVTFHQCVNLTRFNSEKTVSFVPPDGEFELMKYRITEGVNLPFRVLPTIKELGRTRMEVNVKVKSVFGAKMFALGVVVKIPVPKQTAKTNFQVTSGRAKYNPSIDCLVWKIRKFPGQTESTLSAEIELISTMGEKKSWTRPPIQMEFQVPMFTASGLRVRFLKVWEKSGYNTVEWVRYITKAGSYEIRC; translated from the exons ATGCCGGTGGCAGCTTCCGCCATCTACTTTCTGAATCTCCGTGGCGATGTACTCATCAATCGCACTTACCGAGACGACGTCGG AGGAAACATGGTAGATGCATTTAGAACGCATATAATGCAAACCAAGGAGCTAGGGAACTGTCCTGTGCGTCAGATTGGTGGCTGCTCCTTCGTCTACATGCGAATCAGCAATGTCTACATTGTGATTGTTGTCAGTAGCAACGCTAATGTAGCTTGTGGATTCAAATTCGTTGTTGAG GCTGTTGCTTTGTTCAAATCGTACTTTGGTGGAGCTTTTGATGAAGACGCTATTAGGAATAACTTTGTTCTCATTTATGAGTTGTTGGACG AGATTATGGATTTTGGCTATCCACAGAATCTCTCTCCTGAAATTTTGAAGCTTTATATTACTCAGGAAGGTGTACGCTCACCATTTTCATCCAAG CCCAAGGACAAACCTGTTCCAAATGCAACGTTACAAGTTACCGGTGCTGTTGGTTGGAGGAGAGAGGGACTTTCTTACAAAAAGAACGAG GTGTTTCTGGATATTGTTGAAAGCGTAAACCTTTTGATGTCCTCTAAAG GTAATGTTCTTCGTTGTGATGTGACGGGGAAAGTTTTAATGAAATGTTTCCTTTCGGGAATGCCCGATTTGAAGTTGGGGTTGAATGATAAGCTTGGTCTTGAGAAGGAATCTGAAATGAAATCTCGTCCAGCTAAGAG TGGTAAAACCATTGAGCTTGATGACGTCACATTTCACCAGTGTGTGAACCTGACAAGATTCAACTCCGAGAAGACCGTTAGCTTTGTACCCCCGGACGGTGAATTTGAACTGATGAA GTATCGAATAACAGAGGGTGTGAATTTGCCTTTCCGCGTATTACCAACAATCAAAGAACTTGGTCGTACACGCATGGAAGTAAATGTCAAG GTGAAGAGCGTGTTTGGTGCTAAAATGTTTGCCCTCGGCGTCGTAGTTAAAATTCCAGTGCCAAAACAAACAGCAAAGACGAACTTCCAAGTGACATCTGGTCGCGCTAAGTACAATCCATCAATCGATTGCTTGGTTTGGAA GATAAGAAAATTTCCAGGACAAACTGAATCGACACTAAGTGCAGAGATTGAGTTGATCTCAACAATGGGAGAAAAGAAATCTTGGACAAGGCCACCAATCCAAATGGAGTTTCAG GTGCCAATGTTTACAGCATCTGGTTTGCGAGTTCGTTTCCTCAAG GTGTGGGAGAAGAGCGGTTACAACACGGTTGAGTGGGTTAGATACATAACCAAAGCGGGATCGTATGAGATCAGATGCTGA
- the LOC106326301 gene encoding uncharacterized protein LOC106326301 yields the protein MFKAAEPNPFVVKGCKLSTSRRRRGDGGGFCVSFDLPGVCSDDILVLPNENEVKFYGENKEVYEHDDSCRIFMGAITRSSVCAPGVPLLSHDIAWDAEFGVLTVRITPPGSSNTNRE from the coding sequence ATGTTTAAAGCGGCGGAGCCCAATCCATTTGTGGTGAAAGGTTGTAAGCTTTCAACCAGTAGGAGACGAAGAGGTGATGGAGGAGGTTTTTGCGTTTCATTCGACTTGCCAGGTGTTTGTAGTGATGATATATTGGTGCTTCCTAATGAGAATGAAGTCAAGTTCTATGGTGAGAACAAGGAGGTCTATGAGCACGATGATAGTTGCCGTATCTTCATGGGAGCCATCACCCGTTCTAGCGTTTGTGCTCCTGGAGTTCCCCTTTTGAGCCACGACATCGCTTGGGATGCTGAGTTTGGTGTTCTCACGGTCCGTATCACACCTCCTGGTAGCAGCAACACCAACAGGGAGTAG
- the LOC106324230 gene encoding uncharacterized protein LOC106324230, producing MAEARLLDMSRVPFIPGRIHATNNLYQRYGPKGFMEIKILENDNLYVRVDLPGVPDDGVRHRVDSVRQKVVFFSGEETLGGDGDKVDDDVREYSGTAGLGCDCCEITGVDAKMKDGVLRMIVSRVKVRDHDNKCTHFLPPNTGSKPLK from the exons ATGGCTGAGGCAAGATTACTTGACATGTCGAGAGTTCCATTCATCCCAG GGAGGATACACGCTACCAACAACCTGTACCAGAGATACGGTCCAAAGGGTTTCATGGAGATCAAGATCCTCGAAAACGACAACCTTTACGTCCGTGTCGACTTGCCCGGTGTTCCAGACGACGGGGTCCGCCACAGAGTCGACTCCGTGAGACAAAAGGTTGTCTTTTTCTCCGGTGAAGAAACTCTCGGCGGCGACGGCGATAAGGTTGACGACGACGTTCGCGAGTACTCCGGGACAGCCGGTTTAGGGTGTGACTGCTGCGAGATAACCGGGGTGGATGCGAAGATGAAAGATGGAGTGTTGAGGATGATTGTGTCAAGGGTCAAAGTCAGAGACCATGACAACAAGTGTACTCACTTTCTCCCTCCCAACACAGGTTCGAAGCCACTCAAATAA